The Geotrypetes seraphini chromosome 6, aGeoSer1.1, whole genome shotgun sequence genome includes a window with the following:
- the PRND gene encoding prion-like protein doppel, translated as MFCDSSLARARAGSGGSRRPKKYKNTGQRTAVIYNLGAFISGNAKLKIEFNDIEEASYYQSNYTQFPVGIFFPWNPESAVFNETEEAFVQRCFTATVTENKLEFSEEDDSDLNLAERVMKRSIYYLCLRNYGKNGTAATMSPSLLLFTMLFLSFAIK; from the coding sequence ATGTTTTGCGACTCCTCCCTGGCCAGAGCAAGGGCAGGATCTGGGGGGAGCAGGCGGCccaaaaagtacaaaaatacTGGCCAGAGAACCGCTGTAATCTACAAccttggagcatttatctcaggCAACGCAAAACTCAAGATTGAGTTCAATGACATAGAGGAAGCTAGTTACTACCAAAGTAACTACACCCAGTTCCCAGTTGGAATCTTCTTTCCTTGGAATCCCGAGTCCGCTGTTTTCAACGAAACAGAGGAAGCATTCGTCCAACGTTGCTTTACTGCTACAGTGACAGAAAATAAACTGGAGTTCTCTGAGGAAGACGACAGCGACCTCAACCTTGCTGAAAGAGTGATGAAGCGCAGCATATACTATTTATGTCTAAGGAATTATGGCAAAAATGGCACAGCAGCAACCATGAGTCCATCCCTACTGCTCTTTACCATGCTCTTCCTTTCCTTTGCAATAAAGTAA